Proteins encoded within one genomic window of Sphingomonas sp. NBWT7:
- a CDS encoding NAD(P)(+) transhydrogenase (Re/Si-specific) subunit beta produces MEQVADNPWAALAYLVAGVCFILALRGLSSPASSQRGNRYGMIGMTIAVVTTLLTHVPTMPVVALGEVGGYDYAALLQRVDTLAVIEILAAIGVGAIIGIVTARRIAMTAMPQLVAAFHSLVGLAAVLVAVAAYLNPVAFGIADVVTPLIGQPFATIHPVSRVEMILGVAIGAITFSGSVIAFLKLNGNMGGAPILLPMRHAINLGVALMIAYFAFAFWLTEAPANFWIVVALSFAIGFLLIVPIGGADMPVVVSMLNSYSGWAAAAMGFTLHNSAMIITGALVGSSGAILSYIMCRAMNRSFISVIAGGFGAESGGSGDGAAKEQRPWKRGSAEDAAFLMTQAEQVIIVPGYGMAVAQAQHVLREMADKLKEAGVRVKYAIHPVAGRMPGHMNVLLAEANVPYDEVFELEDINSEFAQTDVAFVIGANDVTNPAAKTDKTSPIYGMPILDVEKAKTVLFVKRSMGGVGYAGVDNDVFYMDNTMMLLADAKKMVEEIVKAID; encoded by the coding sequence GTGGAACAGGTCGCGGACAATCCCTGGGCGGCGCTCGCCTACCTTGTGGCGGGGGTCTGCTTCATCCTCGCACTGCGCGGGCTGTCGAGCCCGGCATCCAGCCAGCGCGGCAATCGCTACGGAATGATCGGCATGACGATCGCAGTGGTGACGACGCTGCTGACGCATGTGCCGACGATGCCGGTCGTCGCGCTGGGCGAGGTGGGCGGCTATGACTACGCCGCACTGCTGCAGCGCGTTGACACGCTGGCGGTGATCGAGATCCTGGCGGCGATCGGGGTTGGCGCGATCATCGGGATCGTCACCGCAAGGCGCATCGCGATGACGGCGATGCCGCAGCTCGTCGCCGCCTTCCACAGCCTCGTCGGGCTCGCCGCGGTGCTCGTGGCGGTCGCCGCCTATCTCAACCCGGTCGCCTTCGGGATCGCCGACGTCGTTACCCCGCTGATCGGCCAGCCGTTCGCGACGATCCATCCCGTCAGCCGGGTCGAGATGATCCTGGGTGTCGCGATCGGCGCAATCACCTTTTCCGGGTCGGTGATCGCGTTCCTCAAGCTCAACGGCAACATGGGCGGCGCGCCGATCCTGCTGCCGATGCGTCACGCGATCAATCTCGGTGTCGCGCTGATGATCGCCTATTTCGCCTTCGCCTTCTGGCTGACCGAGGCGCCCGCCAACTTCTGGATCGTCGTCGCGCTGTCGTTCGCGATCGGTTTCCTGCTGATCGTGCCGATCGGCGGCGCGGACATGCCGGTCGTCGTCAGCATGCTCAACAGCTATTCGGGCTGGGCGGCGGCGGCGATGGGCTTCACGCTGCACAACAGCGCGATGATCATCACCGGCGCGCTCGTCGGCTCTTCAGGCGCGATCCTCAGTTACATCATGTGCCGCGCGATGAACCGCAGCTTCATCAGCGTGATCGCGGGCGGCTTCGGTGCGGAGAGCGGCGGCAGCGGTGACGGCGCGGCGAAGGAGCAACGCCCGTGGAAGCGCGGCTCGGCGGAGGACGCCGCGTTCCTGATGACGCAGGCCGAACAGGTCATCATCGTGCCAGGATACGGCATGGCGGTGGCGCAGGCGCAGCACGTCCTGCGCGAGATGGCGGACAAGCTGAAGGAGGCCGGCGTGCGCGTGAAATACGCGATTCACCCGGTCGCCGGCCGCATGCCCGGCCACATGAACGTGCTGCTGGCCGAGGCCAACGTGCCGTACGATGAGGTGTTCGAACTGGAGGACATCAATTCGGAATTCGCGCAGACCGACGTCGCGTTCGTGATCGGGGCGAACGACGTGACCAATCCGGCGGCGAAGACCGACAAGACGTCGCCGATCTACGGCATGCCGATCCTCGACGTAGAGAAAGCGAAAACGGTGCTGTTCGTGAAGCGATCGATGGGCGGCGTCGGCTACGCCGGTGTCGACAACGACGTCTTCTACATGGACAACACGATGATGCTGCTGGCCGACGCCAAGAAAATGGTCGAGGAAATCGTTAAGGCGATCGACTAA
- a CDS encoding NAD(P) transhydrogenase subunit alpha, translating to MSFIAILSIFVLACFVGYFVVWSVTPALHTPLMAVTNAISSVIIVGALIAAAASGSPSAKWLGLLGVVLASINIFGGFAVTQRMLAMYKKKERPAAAKH from the coding sequence TTGAGCTTCATCGCGATCCTGTCGATCTTCGTATTGGCGTGCTTCGTCGGCTATTTCGTCGTCTGGTCGGTGACGCCGGCACTCCACACGCCGCTGATGGCGGTGACCAATGCGATCTCCTCCGTCATCATCGTCGGCGCGCTAATCGCCGCGGCGGCGAGCGGCAGCCCGAGCGCCAAATGGCTGGGGCTGCTGGGCGTCGTGCTCGCCAGCATCAACATCTTCGGCGGTTTCGCCGTCACGCAGCGCATGCTCGCGATGTACAAGAAGAAGGAGCGGCCGGCGGCTGCGAAGCACTGA
- a CDS encoding Re/Si-specific NAD(P)(+) transhydrogenase subunit alpha, with product MKIAVLKEGADGERRVAATPETVKKFTSLGADLAVETGAGAAASITDQAYADAGATVADRAAVLAGADIVLGVQGPEPASLAGMKPGAWLVAGLNPFGERARVDGYAAAGIEALAMEFMPRITRAQSMDILSSQSNLSGYKAVLDAAGEYGRAFPMMMTAAGTVSAAKVFVMGVGVAGLQAIATARRLGAQVSATDVRSATKEQIQSLGAKPIFVENVKGIEGEGSGGYATEMSAEYQAAQAELVSAHIAKQDIVITTALIPGRPAPRLISDAQIATMRAGSVIVDLAVEQGGNVEGAVAGQVVERHGVKIVGHRNVPSRLAADASALFARNLFNFLSAFWNKEAGRPVLDAEIGDAVRLTQGGKVVNERLLGV from the coding sequence ATGAAGATCGCTGTCCTCAAGGAGGGGGCGGACGGCGAACGGCGGGTGGCGGCGACACCGGAGACGGTGAAGAAGTTCACATCGCTCGGTGCCGATCTGGCCGTCGAGACGGGCGCCGGCGCTGCGGCGTCGATCACCGATCAGGCCTATGCCGATGCCGGCGCGACGGTGGCCGATCGTGCCGCGGTGTTGGCGGGCGCGGATATCGTGCTCGGCGTGCAGGGCCCCGAGCCTGCGTCGCTCGCCGGCATGAAGCCGGGCGCGTGGCTCGTCGCCGGGCTTAACCCCTTTGGTGAACGCGCGCGCGTCGACGGCTATGCCGCGGCGGGGATCGAGGCGCTGGCGATGGAATTCATGCCGCGCATCACCCGCGCGCAATCGATGGACATCCTGTCGTCGCAGTCGAACCTGTCGGGGTACAAGGCAGTGCTCGACGCGGCGGGCGAATATGGCCGCGCCTTTCCGATGATGATGACCGCGGCCGGCACAGTCTCCGCCGCCAAGGTCTTCGTGATGGGCGTGGGCGTCGCTGGGCTGCAGGCGATCGCCACCGCGCGGCGGCTCGGCGCGCAAGTGTCGGCAACCGACGTTCGATCCGCGACCAAGGAGCAGATCCAGTCGCTCGGCGCCAAGCCGATCTTCGTCGAGAATGTGAAGGGCATCGAGGGCGAAGGCTCGGGCGGTTACGCGACCGAGATGAGCGCCGAATATCAGGCGGCGCAGGCCGAACTGGTGTCGGCGCACATCGCCAAGCAGGACATCGTCATCACCACCGCGCTGATCCCCGGCCGCCCCGCGCCGCGGCTGATCAGCGATGCGCAGATCGCGACGATGCGCGCGGGCAGCGTGATCGTCGACCTCGCCGTCGAGCAGGGCGGCAACGTCGAGGGTGCGGTCGCTGGCCAAGTGGTCGAGCGGCATGGCGTCAAGATCGTCGGGCATCGCAACGTGCCCTCACGACTCGCGGCGGATGCCTCGGCGCTGTTCGCGCGCAACCTGTTCAACTTCCTGTCCGCCTTCTGGAACAAGGAGGCCGGGCGGCCGGTGCTCGATGCGGAAATCGGCGACGCGGTGCGACTGACGCAGGGCGGCAAGGTCGTCAACGAACGGCTGCTGGGCGTCTGA
- a CDS encoding aa3-type cytochrome c oxidase subunit IV, whose product MADHGAQSNDIKAHAATYEGVMGLMKWGTVACVIVAAFVVWLIA is encoded by the coding sequence ATGGCCGATCACGGTGCGCAGTCCAACGACATCAAGGCGCATGCCGCGACCTACGAGGGCGTCATGGGGCTGATGAAGTGGGGCACGGTCGCCTGCGTCATCGTCGCCGCCTTCGTGGTCTGGCTGATCGCCTGA
- a CDS encoding sigma-54 dependent transcriptional regulator, translating to MTRNGQRMLMLIDDEPAQRRLVAALAARGGWRTLFAGDSDTAIAMLGTQDGMQLDAILFDHWGEDDDASALIAELRARRPALPILVLTANGSVSHAVNAMRAGATDFLVKPLAPERMLRALDAAVAGTQAGELRPLTEKIPAMLGFDEIVGSAPQFRAALAIAAKAARARVAVLIEGESGVGKEVVAEAVHAASPRAKKPMVTVNCGALPANQIESELFGHEPGAFTGAFERKIGKFVDADGGTIFLDEIGEMPLEAQQRLLRVLQAGEIHPLGARHPREVDVRIIAATNKRLADEVEAGTFREDLYYRLNLVQVPIPPLRERAQDIPALARHLLARIAQQPGLKELGITDDALALLVDYDWPGNVRQLQNALFRAAVLCEGDALTRTDFPQIATYSARRSRTPQPQQMATSGGVTLFRADGNLRALEEIEADVIRLAIGHYRGRMTEVARRLGIGRSTLYRKLSELGIENAA from the coding sequence ATGACGCGCAACGGCCAGCGCATGCTGATGCTGATCGACGACGAGCCCGCGCAGCGGCGGCTGGTGGCGGCGCTTGCCGCGCGCGGCGGCTGGCGCACGCTATTCGCCGGCGATTCCGATACGGCGATCGCGATGCTCGGCACGCAGGACGGGATGCAGCTCGATGCGATCCTGTTCGATCACTGGGGCGAGGACGACGACGCCTCGGCACTGATCGCGGAGCTGCGCGCGCGCCGGCCTGCGCTGCCGATCCTGGTGCTCACCGCCAACGGCTCCGTCAGCCATGCAGTCAACGCGATGCGCGCGGGCGCGACCGATTTCCTAGTCAAGCCGCTCGCGCCGGAACGGATGCTGCGCGCGCTCGACGCCGCGGTTGCCGGCACGCAGGCGGGCGAGCTGCGGCCGCTGACGGAGAAAATTCCGGCGATGCTCGGTTTCGACGAGATCGTCGGCTCGGCACCGCAGTTTCGCGCCGCACTCGCGATCGCGGCGAAGGCGGCGCGCGCGCGCGTTGCCGTGCTGATCGAAGGCGAGAGCGGCGTCGGCAAGGAAGTCGTCGCGGAGGCGGTGCACGCCGCCAGCCCGCGCGCGAAGAAGCCGATGGTCACCGTCAATTGCGGCGCGCTGCCGGCGAATCAGATCGAGAGCGAGTTGTTCGGCCACGAGCCAGGCGCGTTCACCGGCGCGTTCGAGCGCAAGATCGGCAAGTTCGTCGACGCCGATGGCGGCACGATCTTCCTCGACGAGATCGGCGAGATGCCGCTCGAGGCGCAGCAGCGGCTGCTGCGCGTGCTGCAAGCAGGCGAGATCCATCCGCTCGGCGCGCGGCACCCGCGCGAGGTCGACGTGCGGATCATCGCGGCCACCAACAAGCGGCTTGCCGACGAGGTGGAGGCGGGCACGTTCCGCGAGGACCTCTACTATCGGCTCAACCTGGTGCAGGTGCCGATCCCGCCGTTGCGCGAGCGCGCGCAGGACATTCCGGCGCTGGCCCGCCACCTGCTGGCGCGGATCGCGCAGCAGCCGGGGCTCAAGGAACTCGGCATCACCGACGACGCGCTGGCGCTGCTCGTTGACTATGACTGGCCCGGCAACGTGCGCCAGCTGCAAAACGCGCTCTTCCGCGCCGCGGTGTTGTGCGAGGGTGATGCGCTGACCCGCACCGACTTCCCCCAGATCGCGACCTACAGCGCGCGCCGCAGCCGCACCCCGCAACCGCAGCAGATGGCGACATCGGGCGGCGTCACGCTGTTCCGCGCCGACGGCAATCTGCGCGCGCTCGAAGAGATCGAGGCCGACGTCATCCGTCTCGCCATCGGCCATTACCGCGGCCGCATGACCGAAGTGGCGCGGCGGCTGGGGATCGGGCGCTCGACGCTCTACCGCAAGCTCAGCGAGCTCGGCATCGAGAACGCCGCCTGA
- a CDS encoding HAD family hydrolase produces MPIDLICLDADDTLWHNMRFFAAAEEAFVAMLVPFAAAGIARDTLAEVEVRNLPLYGYGAKSFTLSMIETALELGGAALPATAVREILDAGRTLLAHPVELLDGIEDTLDRLAALGRLVLVTKGDLLHQEMKLAASGLGERFAGIEIVSDKQPATFARLFAHYGVAPQRAVMAGDSMRSDVLPALAAGAWAAYVPQDGGWSHEAAPPPVDAARFRQLTSLAELPEWIAQID; encoded by the coding sequence ATGCCGATCGATCTCATCTGCCTCGATGCCGACGATACTTTGTGGCATAACATGCGCTTCTTCGCCGCGGCCGAGGAAGCGTTCGTCGCGATGCTGGTACCCTTCGCGGCGGCCGGGATCGCGCGCGATACGCTCGCCGAGGTCGAGGTGCGCAACCTGCCGCTGTACGGCTACGGCGCGAAGAGCTTCACGCTGTCGATGATCGAGACCGCGCTTGAGCTCGGCGGTGCGGCACTGCCCGCAACGGCGGTGCGCGAGATCCTCGATGCCGGGCGGACGCTGTTGGCGCATCCGGTGGAACTACTCGACGGGATCGAGGACACGCTCGATCGGCTCGCAGCGCTCGGGCGGCTGGTGCTGGTGACCAAGGGCGATCTGCTGCACCAGGAGATGAAGCTCGCCGCGTCCGGGCTCGGCGAGCGCTTCGCCGGCATCGAGATCGTCAGCGACAAGCAGCCGGCCACCTTCGCGCGGCTGTTCGCGCACTACGGCGTCGCGCCGCAGCGGGCGGTGATGGCAGGCGATTCGATGCGGTCGGACGTGCTGCCCGCGCTCGCTGCCGGGGCGTGGGCCGCCTATGTGCCGCAGGACGGCGGCTGGAGCCACGAGGCTGCGCCGCCGCCGGTCGACGCCGCGCGGTTCCGCCAGCTCACTAGCCTTGCCGAGCTGCCGGAATGGATCGCGCAGATCGACTAG
- a CDS encoding Coq4 family protein, with product MAAKLPPFPGTTGKRDWRTAFDAIKKLLNNGDDTVQVFRIMRALNTGSTEWGYAKLLETENGGRIALEQANLAERFSDRSWVDTFAPGTVGAAYRDFLDSTGYSADGLVEVSKVGNDNAEIEHPYAWFGRRTRDMHDIWHVLTGYKADESLGEAALVAFSYAQVGGLGWAFIGSAAALKSFGVTKNTLFARAVAEGFKRGKQAKWLAGEDVLQLMHEPLGAARKRLGLTEPVMYKRAQRELGEEMASYLSARREAAAEPERLAA from the coding sequence ATGGCCGCCAAGCTTCCCCCCTTCCCCGGCACGACGGGCAAGCGCGACTGGCGCACCGCGTTCGACGCGATCAAGAAGCTGCTGAACAACGGCGACGATACGGTGCAGGTGTTCCGCATCATGCGCGCGCTCAACACCGGCAGCACCGAATGGGGCTACGCCAAGCTGCTCGAGACCGAGAACGGCGGCCGCATCGCGCTGGAGCAGGCCAATCTCGCCGAGCGTTTTTCCGATCGGTCGTGGGTGGATACTTTCGCGCCCGGCACCGTCGGCGCGGCCTATCGCGACTTCCTCGACAGCACGGGCTATTCGGCCGATGGCCTCGTCGAGGTCAGCAAGGTCGGCAACGACAATGCCGAGATCGAGCATCCCTACGCCTGGTTCGGCCGCCGCACGCGCGATATGCACGATATCTGGCACGTGCTGACCGGCTACAAGGCGGACGAAAGCCTGGGCGAGGCGGCGCTGGTCGCGTTCAGCTACGCGCAGGTCGGCGGGCTCGGCTGGGCATTCATCGGCAGCGCGGCGGCGCTCAAGAGCTTCGGCGTCACCAAGAACACGCTCTTCGCACGCGCGGTCGCCGAAGGGTTCAAGCGCGGCAAGCAGGCGAAGTGGCTCGCCGGCGAGGACGTGCTGCAGTTGATGCACGAGCCGCTCGGCGCCGCGCGCAAGCGCCTCGGCCTGACCGAGCCGGTGATGTACAAGCGGGCACAGCGCGAGCTGGGTGAGGAAATGGCCTCGTACCTCAGCGCGCGTCGCGAAGCAGCGGCGGAGCCCGAGCGGCTCGCCGCCTGA
- the recF gene encoding DNA replication/repair protein RecF (All proteins in this family for which functions are known are DNA-binding proteins that assist the filamentation of RecA onto DNA for the initiation of recombination or recombinational repair.), which translates to MLRRLVLTDTRNHAALALEPGAGFVVLTGPNGAGKTNVLEAVSLLSPGRGLRRAMLGDVARRDGPGGFGIAATLDDTTQIATGTLGFAPERRVVRINGATAAANALAEWLSILWLTPAMDRLFVEPAGERRRFLDRLTLALAPSHAHEATRYDAAMRARNKLLADDAPDRDWLSALEVQMAQHGAAIDAARRETVAAVSTRLADQAAADFPRATLALDGWTGDEAALLHALREGRARDAAAGRTLTGPHRADLVVTHRDKAIPAAQASTGEQKALLLGIVLAHADLVGTRRGQPPILLLDEIAAHLDPARRAALFARLAGHAQVWMTGTEPQLFDAIDADATRIALG; encoded by the coding sequence ATGCTCCGCCGGCTCGTTCTCACCGATACGCGCAATCACGCGGCGCTCGCGCTCGAGCCGGGCGCCGGCTTCGTCGTCCTGACCGGTCCGAACGGCGCGGGCAAGACGAACGTACTGGAGGCGGTGTCGCTGCTGTCGCCAGGTCGCGGGCTGCGTCGCGCGATGTTGGGCGACGTCGCGCGCCGTGATGGACCGGGCGGCTTCGGCATTGCCGCCACGCTCGATGATACGACGCAGATCGCCACCGGCACGCTCGGGTTCGCGCCCGAGCGCCGGGTCGTACGGATCAATGGCGCGACCGCCGCGGCGAATGCCCTCGCGGAATGGCTTTCGATCTTGTGGCTCACGCCGGCGATGGACCGGCTGTTCGTCGAGCCCGCAGGCGAGCGCCGCCGGTTCCTCGATCGCCTTACGCTCGCACTCGCGCCGTCTCACGCGCATGAAGCGACGCGCTACGACGCGGCGATGCGCGCGCGTAACAAGCTGCTCGCCGACGATGCGCCCGATCGCGATTGGCTGTCGGCGCTCGAGGTGCAGATGGCGCAGCACGGCGCCGCGATCGATGCCGCGCGCCGCGAGACCGTGGCGGCCGTTTCGACGCGGCTTGCCGACCAGGCCGCCGCCGATTTCCCGCGCGCGACGCTCGCGCTTGATGGCTGGACGGGTGACGAGGCGGCGCTGCTCCATGCTCTGCGCGAGGGCCGCGCGCGCGACGCCGCGGCGGGCCGCACGCTCACCGGCCCGCACCGCGCCGATCTCGTCGTCACGCATCGCGACAAGGCGATCCCCGCCGCTCAGGCATCGACCGGGGAGCAAAAGGCACTGCTGCTCGGCATCGTTCTTGCCCACGCCGATCTGGTCGGCACGCGGCGCGGGCAGCCGCCGATCCTGCTGCTCGACGAGATCGCCGCGCATCTCGATCCGGCCCGCCGCGCGGCGCTGTTCGCGCGCTTGGCCGGCCACGCGCAGGTGTGGATGACGGGCACGGAGCCGCAGTTGTTCGACGCGATCGACGCGGACGCGACGCGCATCGCGCTCGGCTGA
- a CDS encoding OmpA family protein codes for MRTLILATLGFAAMAGAAPADAQRSWDWTGGRPGSGAWRLVGPGVPMLIPELRGTIRGRAFVMRNFDLNGDRVIGRREAALANRTFIEIAGADRPRFNWDRRDTTYVVAVEEPARGAIGWDRRAMRDYGFRQTPRGATMTLSEQVLFDTDSATLRPGAIARLRPLAAYLRANPGVRVAIDGHTDSRASDAYNKSLSLRRADAVRGAFDELGVTRARFSVEGFGERQPVASNATPQGRQRNRRVEVTLLGQRADRLTAE; via the coding sequence ATGCGTACCCTTATCCTCGCCACTCTTGGTTTCGCCGCCATGGCGGGCGCCGCACCGGCCGATGCGCAGCGCAGCTGGGACTGGACCGGCGGGCGGCCCGGCAGCGGCGCGTGGCGCCTGGTCGGTCCCGGCGTGCCGATGCTGATCCCCGAGCTACGCGGCACCATCCGCGGCCGGGCGTTCGTGATGCGCAATTTCGATCTCAATGGCGACCGCGTGATCGGCCGGCGCGAGGCAGCGCTCGCCAACCGCACCTTTATCGAGATCGCGGGCGCCGATCGGCCGCGCTTCAACTGGGACCGTCGCGACACGACCTATGTGGTCGCCGTCGAGGAACCGGCGCGCGGCGCGATCGGCTGGGATCGCCGCGCGATGCGCGACTATGGCTTCCGCCAGACGCCGCGCGGCGCGACGATGACGCTGAGCGAGCAGGTGCTGTTCGATACCGACAGTGCGACGCTGCGCCCCGGCGCGATCGCACGGCTGCGCCCACTCGCCGCCTATCTGCGCGCCAATCCGGGCGTGCGCGTCGCGATCGACGGCCACACCGATTCGCGCGCGTCGGACGCGTACAACAAGTCGCTGTCGCTGCGCCGCGCGGATGCGGTGCGCGGCGCATTCGACGAGCTCGGCGTCACCCGCGCGCGCTTCTCGGTCGAGGGGTTCGGCGAGCGCCAGCCTGTCGCCAGCAACGCGACGCCGCAGGGCAGGCAGCGCAATCGCCGCGTCGAGGTGACGCTGCTCGGCCAGCGCGCCGACCGTCTGACGGCCGAATGA